A portion of the Musa acuminata AAA Group cultivar baxijiao chromosome BXJ1-1, Cavendish_Baxijiao_AAA, whole genome shotgun sequence genome contains these proteins:
- the LOC135679536 gene encoding putative F-box protein At2g02030, which yields MAETPILRCNPRWAPRSDDVVVFIPEDLVSMILMCLPVKSIVRFKSVSRDWHRTISSKSFITSHLHQERRIQPTLSFLQHITRIRMYRYEEAGRLDKATLFFETVTERIKRCIDDSLHSDGLLLVSVSPSRTYLCNPATRKLLDLPTAGLVCDPKLEYNLGFRLDPRTNNYKVVH from the exons ATGGCGGAAACCCCTATTCTCCGTTGCAACCCGCGATGGGCTCCGAGGTCTGACGACGTCGTGGTTTTCATCCCGGAGGATCTTGTGTCGATGATTTTGATGTGTCTCCCCGTGAAATCTATCGTGCGTTTCAAGTCCGTCTCCAGAGATTGGCATCGGACGATCTCCAGCAAGTCCTTCATCACTTCGCATCTGCACCAAGAAAGACGAATCCAACCAACCTTATCATTCCTTCAACATATAACGAG GATCAGAatgtatagatacgaggaagctgGTCGCCTAGACAAGGCTACTCTTTTTTTTGAGACAGTCACAGAACGAATCAAACGATGCATTGACGACTCTTTACATTCCGATGGTTTGCTTCTCGTCTCCGTTTCACCGTCTCGCACATACTTATGCAACCCAGCCACCCGAAAGCTCCTAGACTTGCCTACCGCAGGACTTGTGTGTGATCCCAAACTCGAGTACAACCTAGGATTCAGGTTGGATCCACGAACTAACAACTACAAAGTAGTCCACTAA